One window of the Trifolium pratense cultivar HEN17-A07 linkage group LG2, ARS_RC_1.1, whole genome shotgun sequence genome contains the following:
- the LOC123904745 gene encoding uncharacterized protein LOC123904745 — MNKILSKWIGAYEAARRLQASRWSENDVLAKAHEIYALGKNVQFTLMAEWQALRDQLRYSSQLGGSIGSGSSGSKRSHESDACGSNSVGSSARPMAYKLRREIEETYILNRFRECRQKILEYNAPRTRKYLNRDHAAANQRLIDDYFANEPTYDDPMFRRRYRMQKHVFLQIVKDLSSSDDYFTQRVDAANKEGISPLAKCNTAMRMLAYGMTADAVDEYIRIGGTTTLECLRRFCKGIIRLYEQVYLRAPTQDDLQKLLHGNAPSVNFFVNQRPYNMPYYLDDGIYPSYPTFIKSIRLPQSEPDKLFAKYQEGYRKVIERAFGVLQARFKIIREPAHLWDIADLGIIMRSCIILHNMTVEDGGDSYAQRWTNFEQSEESATILYRVCYPLL, encoded by the exons atgaacaaaatacTGAGTAAATGGATTGGCGCTTATGAGGCCGCTAGGCGTTTGCAAGCAAGTCGTTGGTCAGAGAATGACGTTTTGGCAAAAGCGCATGAAATATACGCATTGGGGAAGAATGTTCAATTCACTTTAATGGCAGAATGGCAAGCTCTCCGTGATCAGCTACGTTATAGTAGTCAATTAGGAGGAAGTATTGGCTCAGGAAGTAGTGGATCTAAGAGATCTCACGAGAGTGATGCATGTGGCTCAAACTCTGTAGGATCTAGTGCTCGTCCTATGG CCTACAAACTAAGACGTGAAATTGAAGAAACTTATATACTCAATCGATTTAGAGAGTGTCGACAGAAAATATTGGAATATAATGCACCTCGTACTAGAAAATATCTCAATAGAGATCATGCAGCGGCAAACCAAAGACTAATCGACGACTACTTTGCCAATGAGCCTACATATGACGATCCAATGTTTCGTCGTCGATACCGGATGCAAAAACATGTTTTCCTTCAAATCGTTAAGGACCTTTCAAGTAGTGATGACTACTTCACCCAGCGAGTTGATGCAGCTAATAAAGAAGGTATATCACCCTTAGCAAAATGTAACACAGCAATGCGTATGTTAGCATATGGTATGACAGCAGATGCGGTCGATGAGTACATCAGAATAGGAGGTACTACAACATTGGAGTGCTTACGTAGATTCTGTAAAGGAATCATACGATTGTATGAGCAAGTGTATCTGAGAGCACCAACCCAAGATGACCTGCAAAAATTACTACAT GGAAATGCTCCCAGTGTTAATTTCTTTGTGAATCAACGTCCCTATAATATGCCATACTATCTAGATGATGGTATCTACCCTTCTTATCCAACTTTCATCAAATCGATTAGACTTCCTCAGAGTGAACCTGATAAGTTATTTGCAAAATATCAGGAGGGATATCGGAAGGTCATCGAACGTGCATTTGGAGTGCTTCAAGCTCGATTTAAAATCATCCGTGAACCAGCTCACTTGTGGGACATAGCCGATTTGGGTATCATAATGAGATCATGCATCATATTACATAATATGACTGTTGAGGATGGAGGAGACTCATATGCTCAACGTTGGACCAATTTTGAGCAATCTGAGGAAAGTGCAACCATACTCTACCGAGTTTGTTACCCGCTTTTGTAA
- the LOC123904746 gene encoding PKS-NRPS hybrid synthetase cheA-like — MAYLGDTSQMLVDTTNVFTTHQKFATADDVVKWARDVGDANKVGIIITRSDKKNGIRGRNDKLILGCDKGGKYDSSESSTTSASKKYNCPFKIRAAPSTDGSGWKVQVIHGVHNHGLPDQYHGHPRKARLTADENKRVQDLTKRKVAPRHIVLDLKDQNPESVVDATLVYRKRHMMQIQERGSRTELQHLLQLLDDAKYVSWNRRKYDGSDVLSDIFWAHPDSIKLLNLFPIVLVMDCTYKTNKYRQPLLEIAGITSTNMTFAVGFAYMESEKTDNYHWALGKLKQLITKQDIFPRVILTDREFALMNAIKDIFPHTTNMLCTWHIIKNVNARCTVQIPKDMKQKVKNLWRDVVESPNEVEYQQRLNAFQQACVNSSNFVEYVNNTWLAPHKEQFVEAWTNRVMHLGNTTTNRVESAHWRLKKMLEHSKGDLCKCLEGMNDNIRLEVDKIKKSFQKSFYYTEKTHSSPFFQYLRNFVSRAAMTLISDEMERIDIVGTNKNLCGCKLRSTCELPCACELSGYTTSGVPILLDSVHGHWKKLTMEEPLEDDTEDGYELDMSNAMEAIWTRFRSLDIVGKRALKSKVFELAYPASSSLCPPPEKIKTRGGVKNKNKGKAPKGYDVYRDPSYFEHVEREYGDSQGTSKRLCTQQSQSSQKELSQPSQKQQSQPSQKQLSQMSKKLTSQKYLGQFPDHMHPHIVDIADVLEDGNCGFRAVASLLGYTEEGWSIVRRELDEELRNNNNLYEKLFKQDLQVVRDSLVATRWFTIPAMGYLVANRYNVVLVTLGKPSKTFFPMMTSYSSSARFFCIGFVNGNHWVPVNMSKGFPLPEVTADWKKFCSHEARSWMSNLNGRLQYWNLLNPPVKPLSGVMSVE; from the exons ATGGCTTATCTCGGCGATACAAGTCAAATGTTGGTAGATACTACGAATGTTTTTACAACTCATCAAAAATTTGCTACCGCAGATGATGTTGTCAAATGGGCTCGagatgttggagatgccaatAAAGTCGGTATTATCATTACTCGGTCGGATAAAAAGAACGGAATAAGAGGAAGAAATGACAAGTTGATTTTGGGTTGTGACAAAGGTGGAAAGTATGACTCTTCAGAAAGTTCCACGACATCTGCATCGAAAAAGTATAActgtccatttaaaattagagCTGCACCTTCAACAGATGGTTCAGGATGGAAAGTTCAGGTTATTCATGGAGTTCACAACCACGGGCTACCTGACCAATATCATGGTCATCCTCGCAAGGCACGTTTAACCGCTGATGAAAACAAACGTGTTCAAGATTTGACAAAGCGTAAAGTAGCACCAAGACACATTGTTTTAGATTTGAAAGATCAAAATCCAGAGTCTGTTGTTGATGCCACACTTGTATATAGGAAAAGACACATGATGCAAATACAGGAAAGAGGTTCCAGAACAGAGCTGCAACACTTGCTGCAGTTGTTAGATGATGCAAAATATGTCAGCTGGAATAGAAGAAAATATGATGGCTCCGATGTTTTGAGTGATATTTTTTGGGCGCATCCAGATTCAATCAAGTTGTTGAACTTGTTTCCCATTGTTTTGGTTATGGACTGCACgtacaaaactaataaatatagaCAGCCACTGCTTGAAATTGCTGGCATAACGTCAACTAACATGACATTTGCTGTTGGATTTGCTTACATGGAATCTGAGAAGACGGACAATTATCATTGGGCGTTAGGTAAGCTGAAGCAATTGATTACAAAGCAAGATATATTTCCTAGAGTAATTTTGACTGATAGGGAGTTTGCTTTGATGAATgcaattaaagatatatttcCACATACTACTAATATGCTTTGTACGTGGCACATAATCAAAAATGTGAATGCGAGATGCACCGTGCAAATACCTAAGGATATGAAACAGAAGGTGAAAAATTTGTGGAGAGATGTTGTTGAAAGTCCGAATGAGGTGGAGTATCAGCAACGGTTGAATGCGTTTCAGCAAGCATGTGTTAATTCAAGCAATTTTGTCGAATATGTCAATAACACCTGGTTGGCCCCTCACAAAGAACAATTTGTTGAAGCATGGACCAATCGAGTGATGCATTTAGGAAACACAACGACTAatag AGTTGAGTCTGCACATTGGAGACTGAAGAAAATGTTGGAACACAGCAAAGGAGACTTATGCAAGTGTTTGGAAGGCATGAATGACAACATAAGACTAGAAGTTGACAAAATAAAGAAGTCTTTTCAAAAAAGTTTTTACTATACAGAAAAGACACATAGCAgtccattttttcaatatttgagaAACTTTGTCTCCAGGGCCGCTATGACACTAATTTCTGATGAGATGGAGAGAATTGACATTGTTGGAACAAATAAAAACTTGTGTGGTTGCAAACTTAGGTCAACATGTGAGTTGCCTTGTGCTTGTGAATTGAGTGGATATACAACCAGCGGTGTACCGATACTGTTAGATTCAGTTCACGGTCACTGGAAGAAATTAACTATGGAAGAACCATTGGAGGATGACACAGAGGATGGATATGAGTTGGACATGAGTAATGCAATGGAGGCCATATGGACTCGATTTCGGTCACTTGATATTGTTGGTAAAAGAGCGTTGAAGAGTAAAGTGTTTGAACTTGCTTATCCAGCCTCAAGTTCATTGTGTCCACcacctgaaaaaataaaaaccagagGAGGAGTGAAGAACAAAAATAAAGGCAAAGCACCAAAAGGTTATGATGTGTATCGTGATCCATCATACTTTGAACACGTTGAAAGAGAATATGGTGATTCACAAG GTACATCGAAGAGGTTGTGTACACAACAATCACAGTCATCTCAGAAGGAACTATCTCAACCCTCTCAGAAGCAACAATCTCAACCATCTCAGAAACAACTATCTCAGATGTCTAAAAAACTGACATCTCAGAAATATTTGGGGCAATTTCCTGATCATATGCATCCACATATTGTTGACATTGCTGATGTGCTTGAAGATGGAAATTGTGGTTTTAGAGCTGTTGCATCTTTACTTGGTTACACAGAGGAAGGTTGGTCCATCGTCCGCCGGGAGTTAGATGAAGAGCTTAGAAATAATAACAATTTGTATGAGAAATTATTCAAACAAGATTTGCAGGTTGTGAGAGATTCGTTGGTAGCAACTAGATGGTTCACCATACCTGCTATGGGTTACTTGGTAGCAAATAGGTATAATGTCGTTCTCGTCACGTTGGGTAAACCTAGTAAGACTTTCTTTCCTATGATGACTTCATATTCCTCTTCAGCAAGGTTTTTTTGTATTGGTTTTGTCAATGGAAATCATTGGGTTCCGGTAAACATGTCAAAGGGGTTTCCGTTGCCCGAAGTTACAGCTGATTGGAAGAAATTTTGTTCACATGAAGCAAGGTCTTGGATGTCAAACTTAAACGGACGCCTACAATATTGGAACCTTCTAAATCCTCCGGTGAAACCTCTTAGTGGTGTTATGTctgttgaataa